One window of Quercus robur chromosome 12, dhQueRobu3.1, whole genome shotgun sequence genomic DNA carries:
- the LOC126707932 gene encoding uncharacterized protein LOC126707932 has protein sequence MSNLRTICRPYTVFSSIISCRQRQRARPRVSLPNPNYGPQFSSAWFDSLGLNSNGAEPWFRVNQRRTLVHACNWSDQKSPYETLELERDADEEQIKLAYRRLAKFYHPDVYDGRGTLEEGETTEARFIKIQAAYELLGDDEKRRKYDMDNRVNPMKASQAWMEWLMKKRKAFDQRGDMAIAAWAEQQQREMSLRARRLARSKVDPEEEKRILAREKKAYQEYFSSTLKRHTLVLKKRDLMRKKAEEEKKKVISQLLAAEGLELETDDDEAL, from the exons ATGAGCAATCTGAGAACAATATGTAGGCCGTACACGGTGTTCTCCTCCATCATTTCTTGCAGACAGAGACAGCGAGCACGACCTAGGGTTTCCCTTCCAAACCCTAATTACGGGCCTCAATTCTCCTCTGCCTGGTTCGATTCCTTGGGCTTGAATTCCAATGGTGCTGAGCCCTGGTTTCGTGTCAACCAGAGGAGGACCCTGGTTCACGCTTGCAATTGGTCCGATCAGAAATCTCCCTACGAAACTCTCG AGTTAGAGAGAGATGCTGATGAGGAGCAAATAAAGTTGGCTTACAGACGCTTGGCCAAATTTTATCATCCAGATG TTTATGACGGTAGAGGGACTCTTGAGGAAGGAGAAACAACTGAAGCTAGATTTATTAAGATTCAAGCTGCTTATGAGTTGCTCGGAGATGATGAGAAGCGGAGGAAATATGATATGGATAACCGGGTCAACCCAATGAAA GCATCTCAAGCATGGATGGAGTGGCttatgaaaaagagaaaagcttTTGATCAGCGGGGTGATATGGCCATTGCAGCTTGGGCTGAGCAGCAGCAGCGTGAAATGAGTCTTCGTGCTCGCCGTCTTGCTCGTTCAAAG GTTGACCctgaagaagagaaaagaattcTGGCCAGAGAAAAAAAGGCATACCAGGAGTATTTCTCCAGCACCCTTAAACGGCATACACTTGTCCTAAAGAAAAGGGATTTGATGCGAAAGAAAgcagaagaagagaagaaaaaggtaaTCAGTCAACTTTTAGCTGCAGAGGGTCTTGAACTTGAGACAGATGATGATGAGGCGCTGTAG
- the LOC126710389 gene encoding transcription factor TGA7, with translation MGIYEPFQQVSMWGDTFKGDSIPNASTILQVDARLENKTEFISHDSMGPSGNEQEANKPGDKVQRRLAQNREAARKSRLRKKAYVQQLETSRLKLAQLEQELEKARKQGVYICPPDTSHVGFSGNVNSGIAAFEMEYAHWVEEQNRQICELRNALQAHITDVELNILVENGYSHYYNLFRMKADAAKADVFYLISGVWRTSAERFFHWMGGFRPSELLNVLLPQLEPLTDTQIQSVRNLRRSSQQAEDALSQGMDKLQQSLAQNIGAESVNSSNYGSQMIAAMEKLEALEGFVNQADHLRQQTLQQMYRILTIRQSARGLLGLGEYFHRLRALSSLWSARPREPA, from the exons ATGGGCATATACGAGCCATTCCAACAGGTTAGCATGTGGGGAGATACCTTTAAAGGTGATAGTATCCCGAATGCTTCCACAATTTTACAGGTGGATGCTAGGCTGGAAAACAAG ACTGAATTTATATCTCATGATTCGATGGGACCTTCTGGAAATGAGCAAGAAGCAAACAAGCCTGGTGATAAG GTACAGAGACGTCTAGCACAAAATCGTGAAGCTGCTCGAAAAAGTCGCTTGCGGAAGAAG GCCTATGTCCAACAGTTGGAAACAAGCCGTTTGAAGCTGGCTCAACTGGAGCAGGAGCTTGAGAAAGCTAGGAAGCAG GGTGTCTACATATGTCCACCAGATACCAGTCATGTAGGATTCTCTGGAAATGTAAACTCAG GCATAGCAGCATTTGAAATGGAATATGCACACTGGGTCGAAGAACAAAATAGACAGATTTGTGAGCTTAGAAATGCACTGCAAGCTCATATAACTGACGTAGAACTTAACATACTTGTTGAGAATGGCTACAGTCATTATTATAATCTTTTTCGCATGAAGGCAGATGCTGCAAAGGCTGatgtcttttatttaatatctgGAGTGTGGAGAACATCAGCAGAGCGTTTCTTCCATTGGATGGGTGGATTCCGCCCGTCAGAGCTTCTAAAT GTCCTCTTGCCACAGCTTGAACCATTGACCGATACCCAAATTCAGAGTGTTCGTAACCTCAGACGGTCATCGCAGCAAGCAGAAGATGCTCTCTCACAGGGAATGGATAAACTGCAGCAGAGTCTGGCTCAGAACATAGGAGCTGAATCTGTAAATTCAAGTAATTATGGGTCTCAGATGATTGCTGCAATGGAGAAGTTGGAGGCCCTTGAGGGATTTGTAAACCAG GCGGATCACCTTAGGCAACAAACTCTGCAGCAAATGTATCGTATCCTAACAATCCGGCAATCAGCTCGAGGCTTGCTTGGCTTGGGGGAGTACTTCCATCGTCTCCGTGCTCTCAGTTCGCTTTGGTCTGCTCGTCCTCGTGAACCTGCATAG